A window of the Microbispora sp. ZYX-F-249 genome harbors these coding sequences:
- a CDS encoding Xaa-Pro dipeptidyl-peptidase — protein MSSSRRVTPGLVPPVTSRRTGTARRGAAALGLAVATTVTGVAVNTASAGAAVPAAPVFQDGMAQPVFSANRNDWIREEVWVETPVDSDGDGRRDRVHAEVTRLRETETAGLKSPVVYEVSPYYAGGNPITNHDVDHELHEALRPGKGWQNRGGRLLDPADDERRAAAAADDAGGADAAAADAQSGPQPVISTSHESNWLPRGFAVVHAESLGSGGSDGCPTTGGRNETIGARSVVDWLNGRAKAYDASGREVGATWTTGKVGMIGTSYNGTLPNAVASTGVEGLEAVVPISAISSWYDYYRANGAVVAPGGYQGEDTDVLAEYVYTRADKQVCRSVIEELAKAQDRVTGDYNAFWDERNYMNDVGNVHAAVLVAHGLNDWNVKTKHAAQWYEALTARGVPHKIYLHQGGHGGSPSVDVLNRWFTRYLWDYQNGVESDPRALVQREDRTLVQYAEWPDPAAADTELNLAPGAGGTAGALTLDRTRVGKPVTETIVDDATKRAQTLADAAASPNRLAYKSESLTAPARLSGTPRVSLRMSFGQPAANVTALLVDYDRNGKAKIITRGWTDPQNRRSLSRTEPVKPGTPYRLDFDLQPHDYVFPAGHRIGIVLLSSDYEYTIRPTPGARLHLDTTKSTVTLPIVGGAGALTSAS, from the coding sequence ATGTCCTCATCGCGCCGGGTGACGCCCGGTCTTGTCCCGCCGGTCACGTCACGCCGTACGGGAACCGCACGCCGGGGCGCGGCGGCGCTGGGGCTCGCCGTCGCCACGACCGTCACGGGGGTCGCCGTGAACACGGCCTCCGCGGGCGCGGCCGTCCCCGCCGCGCCGGTGTTCCAGGACGGCATGGCCCAGCCGGTGTTCTCGGCGAACCGCAATGACTGGATCCGCGAGGAGGTGTGGGTCGAGACCCCGGTCGACAGCGACGGCGACGGACGGCGCGACCGGGTGCACGCCGAGGTCACCCGCCTGCGGGAGACCGAGACGGCCGGCCTGAAGTCGCCCGTGGTCTACGAGGTCAGCCCCTACTACGCCGGCGGCAACCCCATCACCAACCACGATGTGGACCACGAACTCCACGAGGCGCTGCGCCCGGGCAAGGGCTGGCAGAACCGCGGCGGCAGGCTGCTCGACCCGGCGGACGACGAACGCCGGGCCGCGGCGGCCGCGGACGACGCCGGCGGCGCGGACGCGGCGGCCGCGGACGCGCAGAGCGGCCCGCAGCCGGTCATCAGCACCAGCCACGAATCCAATTGGCTGCCGCGCGGCTTCGCGGTGGTCCACGCCGAGTCGCTGGGCAGCGGCGGGTCCGACGGCTGCCCGACCACCGGCGGGCGCAACGAGACCATCGGCGCCCGGTCGGTCGTCGACTGGCTGAACGGCCGCGCGAAGGCGTACGACGCCTCCGGACGGGAGGTCGGGGCGACCTGGACGACCGGCAAGGTCGGCATGATCGGCACCTCGTACAACGGCACCCTGCCCAACGCGGTCGCGAGCACCGGGGTCGAGGGCCTGGAAGCCGTCGTGCCGATCTCGGCGATCTCCAGCTGGTACGACTACTACCGCGCGAACGGCGCCGTCGTGGCCCCCGGCGGCTACCAGGGCGAGGACACCGACGTGCTCGCGGAGTACGTCTACACCCGCGCGGACAAGCAGGTCTGCCGGAGCGTCATCGAGGAGCTCGCGAAGGCGCAGGACCGCGTCACCGGCGACTACAACGCCTTCTGGGACGAGCGGAACTACATGAACGACGTCGGGAACGTCCACGCGGCGGTGCTGGTCGCACACGGCCTCAACGACTGGAACGTCAAGACCAAGCACGCCGCGCAGTGGTACGAGGCGCTCACGGCGCGCGGGGTGCCGCACAAGATCTACCTGCACCAGGGCGGGCACGGCGGCTCCCCCAGCGTCGACGTGCTCAACCGCTGGTTCACCCGCTATCTGTGGGACTACCAGAACGGCGTGGAGAGCGACCCCCGCGCCCTGGTCCAGCGCGAGGACAGGACACTGGTGCAGTACGCCGAGTGGCCCGACCCGGCCGCCGCGGACACCGAGCTCAATCTGGCCCCCGGCGCCGGCGGCACGGCCGGGGCGCTCACCCTCGACAGGACCCGGGTGGGCAAGCCGGTGACCGAGACGATCGTGGACGACGCCACCAAGCGGGCGCAGACCCTCGCCGACGCCGCCGCCTCGCCCAACCGCCTGGCGTACAAGTCGGAGTCGCTGACCGCGCCGGCCAGGCTCAGCGGCACCCCCCGGGTGTCGCTGCGGATGTCCTTCGGCCAGCCGGCCGCGAACGTCACGGCGCTGCTCGTCGACTACGACCGGAACGGCAAGGCGAAGATCATCACCCGGGGCTGGACGGACCCGCAGAACCGCAGGTCGCTCTCGCGGACCGAGCCGGTCAAGCCGGGCACGCCCTACCGCCTCGACTTCGACCTGCAGCCGCACGACTACGTCTTCCCCGCCGGGCACCGGATCGGGATCGTGCTGCTGTCGAGCGACTACGAGTACACCATCCGGCCCACCCCCGGCGCGCGGCTGCACCTCGACACGACGAAGAGCACGGTGACGCTGCCGATCGTGGGCGGCGCCGGCGCGCTCACCTCCGCGAGCTGA
- a CDS encoding FMN-dependent NADH-azoreductase, translating to MRSHRQGTSLLHLDSSASGRRDSVTRRLTARYADVWRDLHGSAGYRYRDLAAEPVPLVSPAFVSLGVRVERHGSVPLPKVAELAEGPAEEREWALTLPLITEVRAARTVLLGVPMYNFSVPASLKAWIDRVTFPGAFLDGGTGDRLLRRTTVVVVTARGGCYAPGTPREGFDFQTPYLRAYFTDLGVAPENLHFVHAEMTRASDVPALAHFAPLAADSLAAARTAVSALARLPAAHGGTAARTP from the coding sequence ATGCGCTCGCATCGACAGGGGACGTCGCTACTGCACCTGGACTCCAGCGCGAGCGGCCGCCGCGACTCGGTCACCAGGCGGCTGACGGCGCGCTACGCGGACGTCTGGCGGGATCTCCACGGATCCGCCGGGTACCGGTACCGCGACCTCGCCGCCGAACCGGTCCCACTGGTGTCCCCGGCCTTCGTCTCCCTCGGCGTACGGGTGGAGAGGCACGGCTCGGTGCCGCTGCCGAAGGTGGCCGAGCTGGCCGAGGGGCCCGCCGAGGAGCGTGAATGGGCGCTGACCCTGCCGCTGATCACGGAGGTGCGCGCCGCGCGAACGGTGCTGCTCGGCGTCCCGATGTACAACTTCTCCGTGCCGGCGTCCCTCAAGGCGTGGATCGACCGGGTGACCTTCCCCGGGGCGTTCCTCGACGGCGGCACCGGAGACCGCCTGCTCCGGCGGACGACGGTCGTGGTGGTCACCGCGCGCGGCGGCTGCTACGCGCCGGGCACGCCCCGCGAGGGCTTCGACTTCCAGACGCCCTACCTCCGGGCGTACTTCACCGATCTCGGCGTGGCCCCGGAGAACCTGCACTTCGTCCACGCCGAGATGACCCGGGCCTCGGACGTGCCCGCCCTGGCCCACTTCGCGCCTTTGGCGGCGGACTCGCTGGCCGCGGCGCGGACCGCCGTGTCCGCGCTGGCCCGCCTGCCGGCGGCGCACGGCGGAACGGCCGCCCGTACTCCATGA